A region of Sparus aurata chromosome 8, fSpaAur1.1, whole genome shotgun sequence DNA encodes the following proteins:
- the LOC115585994 gene encoding protein C19orf12 homolog, which translates to MCHRIDDVMKLCCELSANQQIQTTVKGSGKGAAAAGGLAFAGGLVGGPLGIAVGGAVGGLLGCWLTSGQFKPLPQIIMELTPQQQQKLYSDLVAILGDVQWTDLAQLTALVMGNATLKQQLTGALLGYITKELQGEVHYVD; encoded by the exons ATGTGTCATCGaattgatgatgtcatgaagcTGTGTTGCGAGTTATCTGCCAATCAGCAAATCCAGACCACAGTGAAAGGCTCAGGgaagggagcagcagcagccggggGCCTGGCCTTTGCTGGAGGGCTGGTCGGAGGTCCTCTTGGTATTGCAGTCG GCGGTGCTGTAGGAGGCCTTCTGGGCTGCTGGCTGACCAGCGGACAATTTAAACCGCTGCCTCAGATCATAATGGAGCTCActccccagcagcagcagaagcttTACAGTGATCTCGTTGCCATCCTGGGAGACGTCCAGTGGACTGATTTGGCTCAGCTCACTGCTCTAGTAATGGGCAACGCCACCCTGAAGCAGCAGCTCACAGGCGCCCTGCTCGGGTACATCACCAAGGAGCTCCAGGGAGAGGTGCACTATGTGGACTAG